In Polaribacter sp. Hel_I_88, the following proteins share a genomic window:
- a CDS encoding class I tRNA ligase family protein, which yields MQYNHQEIEKNWQNFWADNQTFKASNESEKPKFYVLDMFPYPSGAGLHVGHPLGYIASDIYARYKRHKGFNVLHPQGYDSFGLPAEQYAIQTGQHPAKTTEENIKTYRRQLDQIGFSFDWSREVRTSNPEYYKWTQWIFIQLFNSWYNKDTDKAEDISELEKVFKKEGNKRVNAVCDDEIKSFSGEEWKAFSKTEQEEILLQYRLTFLSDTEVNWCPALGTVLANDEIVNGVSERGGHPVVRKKMTQWSMRISAYAQRLLDGLEKIDWPQPLKDSQTNWIGRSQGAMVSFKVAKADKKATKEVKLSYKELEALKELRVNLSKAETLLWDELKNKKGASKFRKKYTIGAYLVDYISAAKKLIVEFSGKEDEAERTTYFNDEGFNVIHFTKEEVTENVLKVVAKINNAIQFLKPIQKSENTSDDVSNENEESYKIDVFTTRPDTIFGVSFMTLAPEHELVAKITTDAQKAEVEAYVKATAKRSERDRMADVKTISGAFTGAYAIHPFSGEKVQIWIGDYVLAGYGTGAVMAVPCGDQRDYDFAKKFGIPIPNIFEGVDISEEAHAGKEGTVIANSDFLSGLTYKKALKLSIFEMEKRGFGYGKINYRLRDAVFSRQRYWGEPFPVYYKDGMPQMIDAEHLPIVLPEVEKYLPTEDGKPPLGNATEWAWDSRGKKVVSNDKLKNKTVFPLELNTMPGWAGSSWYFNRYMDSNNSTEFASKEALDYWKDVDLYIGGSEHATGHLLYARFWQKFLFDKGIVPVDEFAKKLINQGMILGTSAFVFKATAFVKNGCAIDKSNDDVIEKIPTVFVSKNLFTNDDEFETVVKEYLLENKLLNPNFADLVMITKTPLHADVSLVNSSDELDVEGFKNHPLNKEYKNALFIGKSGKVLSFGEDLGEAFEVGREVEKMSKSKYNVVNPDDIVAEYGADALRMFEMFLGPLEQTKPWKTSGISGVSSFLKKLWKLYFNGDTFEVSEENATKEELKVLHKTIKKVQEDIESFSFNTSVSTFMIAVNELTALKCNKREILEPLLVLLSPYAPHITEELYSKLGHTESISTAAFPIFDEKHLVESSKEYPISFNGKTRFTMELSLDLSKEEIEKTVMNHEKTIAQLEGKTPKKVIVVPGKIVNIVG from the coding sequence ATGCAATATAATCATCAAGAAATAGAAAAGAATTGGCAAAATTTTTGGGCTGATAACCAAACTTTTAAAGCTAGTAATGAAAGTGAAAAACCTAAATTTTATGTGTTAGATATGTTTCCTTATCCTTCAGGAGCAGGTTTACATGTTGGGCATCCTTTAGGCTATATTGCAAGTGATATTTATGCACGTTACAAACGTCATAAAGGTTTTAATGTGTTGCATCCTCAAGGATATGATTCTTTTGGTTTGCCAGCAGAACAATATGCAATTCAAACTGGGCAACATCCTGCAAAAACTACCGAAGAAAACATAAAAACGTATAGAAGACAATTAGATCAAATTGGTTTTTCTTTTGATTGGAGCAGAGAAGTTCGTACTTCAAATCCTGAGTATTACAAATGGACTCAGTGGATTTTTATACAACTTTTTAATTCTTGGTATAATAAGGACACAGATAAAGCAGAAGATATTTCTGAACTAGAAAAAGTCTTTAAAAAAGAAGGAAACAAAAGGGTTAATGCAGTTTGTGATGATGAGATCAAATCTTTTTCTGGAGAGGAGTGGAAAGCTTTTTCAAAAACAGAACAAGAAGAAATTTTACTACAATACAGATTAACATTTTTGTCTGATACAGAAGTAAACTGGTGTCCTGCTTTAGGAACAGTGTTGGCAAATGACGAAATTGTAAACGGAGTTTCAGAAAGAGGAGGTCATCCTGTTGTCAGAAAAAAAATGACACAATGGTCTATGCGAATTTCTGCATACGCACAACGTTTGTTAGATGGTTTAGAAAAAATTGATTGGCCACAACCTTTAAAAGATTCTCAAACCAATTGGATTGGACGTTCTCAAGGAGCAATGGTTAGTTTCAAAGTTGCGAAAGCAGATAAAAAAGCAACCAAAGAAGTAAAATTATCTTATAAAGAATTAGAAGCTTTAAAAGAATTGCGTGTAAATTTATCGAAAGCAGAGACGTTGCTTTGGGATGAATTAAAAAATAAAAAAGGTGCATCAAAATTTAGAAAAAAATATACAATTGGTGCTTATTTGGTAGATTATATTTCTGCTGCTAAAAAATTAATTGTTGAATTTTCTGGGAAAGAAGATGAAGCTGAAAGAACAACCTATTTTAATGATGAAGGTTTTAACGTAATTCATTTTACAAAAGAAGAAGTTACAGAAAACGTATTAAAAGTTGTTGCTAAAATAAATAATGCTATTCAGTTTTTGAAACCAATTCAAAAATCAGAGAATACAAGTGATGATGTTTCAAATGAAAATGAAGAATCTTACAAAATAGACGTTTTCACAACTCGTCCAGACACTATTTTTGGAGTAAGTTTTATGACTTTAGCTCCAGAACACGAATTAGTTGCTAAAATTACAACTGATGCTCAAAAAGCAGAAGTTGAAGCGTATGTGAAAGCAACAGCAAAACGTTCTGAACGTGATAGAATGGCTGATGTAAAAACCATTTCTGGTGCATTTACTGGAGCGTATGCAATTCATCCTTTTTCTGGTGAAAAAGTTCAAATTTGGATTGGAGATTATGTCTTGGCTGGTTATGGAACTGGAGCTGTAATGGCTGTTCCTTGTGGAGATCAACGTGATTATGATTTTGCTAAAAAGTTCGGAATTCCGATTCCAAATATTTTTGAAGGTGTAGATATTTCTGAAGAAGCACATGCTGGAAAAGAAGGAACTGTAATTGCAAATTCAGATTTTTTATCAGGATTAACCTATAAAAAAGCCTTGAAATTATCAATTTTCGAGATGGAAAAAAGAGGTTTTGGGTATGGAAAAATAAATTACAGATTAAGAGACGCCGTTTTTAGCAGACAACGTTATTGGGGAGAACCATTTCCTGTGTACTACAAAGATGGAATGCCACAAATGATTGATGCAGAACACTTACCAATTGTATTGCCAGAAGTAGAAAAATACTTGCCAACTGAAGATGGAAAACCACCTTTAGGAAACGCAACTGAATGGGCTTGGGATTCTCGTGGAAAGAAAGTTGTTTCTAACGATAAATTAAAAAATAAAACTGTTTTTCCTTTAGAATTAAACACAATGCCTGGTTGGGCTGGGAGTTCTTGGTATTTTAACAGATACATGGATTCTAACAATTCAACTGAATTTGCCAGCAAAGAAGCTTTAGATTATTGGAAAGATGTAGATTTATATATTGGAGGATCTGAGCACGCAACTGGTCATTTATTATATGCACGTTTTTGGCAAAAATTCTTGTTCGATAAAGGAATTGTTCCTGTGGATGAATTTGCGAAAAAGTTGATTAATCAAGGAATGATTTTGGGAACTTCAGCATTTGTTTTTAAAGCAACTGCATTTGTTAAGAATGGCTGTGCAATCGATAAATCAAATGATGATGTTATTGAGAAAATTCCAACTGTGTTTGTTTCAAAAAATTTATTTACAAATGATGATGAGTTTGAAACTGTTGTAAAAGAATATTTATTAGAGAATAAATTATTGAATCCTAATTTTGCAGATTTAGTAATGATAACCAAAACACCTTTGCATGCAGATGTTTCTTTGGTAAATTCTTCTGATGAATTAGATGTAGAGGGTTTTAAAAATCATCCTTTAAATAAAGAGTATAAAAATGCTCTTTTTATAGGAAAGAGTGGAAAAGTCCTCTCTTTTGGAGAGGATTTAGGAGAGGCCTTTGAGGTTGGTAGAGAAGTAGAAAAAATGTCAAAATCAAAATACAATGTTGTAAACCCTGATGATATTGTTGCAGAATATGGTGCAGATGCTCTACGTATGTTCGAAATGTTTTTAGGACCTTTAGAACAAACTAAACCTTGGAAAACATCTGGTATTTCTGGAGTTTCATCTTTCTTAAAGAAATTATGGAAACTGTATTTTAATGGTGACACTTTTGAAGTTTCAGAGGAAAATGCAACTAAAGAGGAGTTAAAAGTTTTACATAAAACGATCAAAAAAGTACAAGAAGATATAGAGAGTTTTTCTTTCAATACATCTGTTTCTACTTTTATGATTGCCGTAAATGAGTTAACTGCATTAAAGTGTAACAAACGTGAAATTTTAGAACCTTTATTGGTTTTGTTATCACCTTATGCACCTCATATTACAGAAGAATTGTATAGCAAATTAGGGCATACTGAAAGTATTTCAACTGCTGCTTTTCCTATTTTTGATGAAAAGCATTTAGTGGAAAGTTCTAAAGAATATCCTATTTCTTTTAATGGAAAAACGCGTTTTACAATGGAGCTTTCTCTAGATTTATCAAAAGAAGAAATAGAAAAAACAGTAATGAATCACGAAAAAACAATTGCACAATTGGAAGGAAAAACGCCTAAAAAAGTAATTGTTGTGCCTGGTAAAATTGTAAATATTGTTGGTTAA